The DNA region TATAGGAAAGGAGAATTATTAAAGAAGCTCAGGACATTTTTTCTCTACCGAAATGGCCAACCCATGGTTTCATGTCTCTGTTTTCTTCCTCTCTTTTTATTACACCTTTGCTTTGTTATCTACTGATGATGAATCTGCTCTTCTTGCATTCAAATCCTCCATTACTTCAGACCCAAATCACATGCTTGGTAACTGGTCAacctcttcatcatcttctttatGCAACTGGGTTGGTGTCATTTGCGATTCGGACAACGGAAGAGTGAAGTCTCTGAATCTTAGTAACATGGGTCTCGTAGGTACCATTCCCCCTCACGTGGGGAACCTCTCTTTCCTTGAGGAGCTTGACCTCAAAGGCAACAACTTTCATGGTATGTTGCCGCAGGAGATGTTTTCtttgcaacaactaaggttgctCAACTTGAGTTCCAACGCGTTTGGTGGTTCCATTCCTCAATCTGTGTCCAGCTTGTCCAACTTGGTCGAATTCGATTGTTCATCAAATCTCATCAATGGAACTATTCCACCCGTGATTGGCCAACTTCGCCAATTGAAGCTCTTCAATTTTGAGAATAACTCACTTTCTGGAATTATACCACCAACAgtttccaacctcactttgcttGAAGTATTCAACCTTGGTTCTAACTTCATATCAGGTACTATTTCCGTACCTAATAGTCACATGCATTTAGacattttcttttaagagagaaGTCTTGTGTATATcacttttagttttctttttttttctagtagtaattaaaatagagtggaaattcaggtgcagcaaacttcacgtgaagttgatatctaagagtcgttagatgatttaattgatttaactaaatttttatctaataacttTCGGATATCAATTTGACGTAAAGTCGATTTACTCGAGTTTTTAACTTAAAATAGTAGTGTGGAAGTTATATTTTTAAGTGAACGTTCAATTTGTTATAGTAATATTAACATTATTTtccataatttaattttaattaatacattGTATATATTCTTTCTATGTACAAAGGGACATGATAAGATAACTGAACAGATAAGATAAAGAAATTTGAAGGTTGACTTTTCAAAGTCCATTTTTGCTACCTGCATGATGTAATACGTACACGACCACATGAGGGTTGAGGCAAGATAACAATCAAATACTAACTCTTAAGTCTTAACTCATCAGTTTTCACACGAAATTAAATAAGGAATTTGAGTTTAAGGTTTTCTATACacgctgttttttgtttttatctaaAGATAATAGATAAGAATCATTAAACAATAATTgagtcaaatatattaaattatttaataagttTGTGAAAGAATTTATGTGAATGCAACAAAAGCTTTTCTAATTTTGCCGGCACCGGTTATTGATGAGAGCAACAAAAGCTTTCTTCCAAAGTCAATACAACCTGAACTCTCTCTCTTGATATTAAATTAAGGAGCAAACTCAGctgcagtcgacttcacatgaagttgatagttaaaagttagatgaaaatttagtcaaatcagtcaaatcatctaacgactttcaattatcgacttcacgtgaagttgagtttccactttaaattaaataaattaatcagACAACTACTGGTTAGAAATATTATTCACAGTTTTAAGAACGTTAAAATTTGGATGCTAGATGTTAGGAATGTTGTTTTCTATTACCATGCATAGAGTTTATACACTTTATTATTATTCCAACTTGCATAATAATGTTTTTTCATGTATTTGATGAATTAAAGGAGAAATTCCAAGAGAGGTGGGTGATCTTACTAAACTAAGGAGAATGAGATTTGATCACAATAAGCTTAGTGGCAAAATTCCAGCAACATTATTCAACATGTCAGTGTTGTATGATTTCATTCTTCACTTCAATGATCTTTCTGGCACTCTTCCATCAAACATTTGTCAAGGCCTTCCCCAACTTTCTTACCTTTATCTCAACGAAAATGATCTCTCTGGTAAGATGCCAACTGTTTGGCATAACTGCCAAGAGTTGATCCATGTTAATCTATCCGTCAATGGTTTCGATAAAGGTCCCATGCCAAGCGATTTCGGGAACTTGACTAAGCTTCAGTATTTATATCTTGATGATAATAACTTGGAAGGTATGAACTTACACCAGCATTGTTAATTACTTGATAGTAAATGCCTAAAATACTATGTTCTGGAAAGCATTGTTTAATGCttattattgtgtatatatatatatatacaggtgAGGTTCCATTCTCCCTTTTAAACATCTCTTCTTTGGTGATAATGAGCCTTATGGAGAACAAGTTAAAGGGGCAGCTTCCAAGTGATATGTGTCATTTGCTCCCTCAACTGGAATGTTTGTACCTAGATACCAATCAATTTGAAGGGATCATTCCAAGATCAATTAGCAgatgcacacaactcaaagtttTAAGACTAATGTATAACCAGTTTACAGGTATATACTTCTTCATACTTGACCAATTTACCTACTCTTGCATGTATTTAGTCCTGTTCAATTTACTACTTGAATCCATATTGTTGAGACATTTTGCTATGCTTCTAGGTACCATACCAGGTGAGCTTGCTGATCTGAACAATCTTCAGTATCTTATGCTTGGATTTAACAAATTGAGTGGAACTATTCCTCTAAAGCTTCTGAATAGTACAGCTTTGAGATTGTTGTATCTTTCTTACAATTCTCTCTCAGGCACTCTTCCATCAGACAAAGGCTATAACCTTCCTAACCTGGATCAACTGCACTTGACTGGGAACAAATTTGTTGGAACCATTCCAAGTGGTTTATTCAATGCTACTTTGCTCACTAAACTGGACTTGAGTGAGAATCAATTCAGCGGAGTCATGCCAGCTGCGTTTCGAGATCTAACCATACTCGAAGTTCTCCATATAGGTGGCAATAACTTGACAACCGATAATGATTCTCATGAACTCGACTTCCTTACTTCCTTGACAAGTTCTACACATTTGAGAAGGATAATCCTATCTAACAATCCTTTAAATGCAACTCTTCCTAAATCAATTGGAAACTTGTCCCAATCTTTGGTACTCTTTCAAGCAGATAATTGTGGAATCTATGGCAACATTCCAATGGAAGTAGGAAACATAACTAGCCTgtggaatttgaatttatatggGAATAATATATCTGGACCAATTCCTACTACAATCAAAAGGTTACAGAACCTTCAGTCTTTGAATCTGAGCTACAATGGATTGCAGGGATCCATCATTGATGAGCTTTGTGAAATCATGAGTTTAAGTGTGCTAGCTTTATCAAGCAACAAGCTTTCTGGAGCAATACCAGCATGCTTGGGAAATATGGCTTCTCTTAGAAAGGTTTACATGGATTCTAATAAATTGAACTCGGGGATTCCATCTTCTTTTTGGAATCTCAATGACATCTTAGAGGTGAACCTGTCCTCCAATGCTTTAACTGGACAACTTTCACCAGGGATAGAAAAATTGAGAGCTCTTGTACTATTGGATCTATCAAGAAATGACATTTCAGGTGACATTCCTGCAATAAGTTCACTAGCTCTGCAAAATCTTTCCTTGGCAAGCAACAAGTTGCAAGGTTCCATTCCTGAATCACTTGGTCAGTTGGTAAGCTTAAACTCTTTGGACTTGTCTCAAAATCTTTTGTCTGGTTCCATTCCAAAATCCTTAGTGTCCCTTACTTTTCTTAAATACATCAACTTGTCCTACAATAACTTGCAAGGAGAGATTCCCAGTGGTGGACCTTTTGCCAATTTCACTGCTCAATCTTTCATGCATAATGAAGCACTCTGTGGTAACCCTCGCTTACAAGTCCCTCCATGTGCTAAACAAGATGGCAAAAGTTCAAGGCTAAAACTGATTTTAGCCATTTGCATACCCCTTGTACTAGTGTTAATCATTTTGATTCTTGCATACATAATTGTTCGCCGACATAGAATAAAAGATGTTGAGAATCCAGCTGAAAAGAATTCATCAGACTTGGGAGCAGCAAAAAGGATTTCCTACTATGAACTTGTCCAAGCAACCAATGGATTTAATGAGAGTAACTTAATTGGAAAGGGAGGTTTTGGTTCTGTGTATCAAGGCATGCTCTCTAGTGGGATGATAGTTGCCATTAAAGTGATTAACGTGGACTTGGAAGCAACATCCAAGAGCTTTGATGCAGAATGCAATGCAATGCGCAATTTACGCCATCGAAATCTTGTTAAGGTTATCACTAGTTGCTCAAATGATGAGTTCAAATCTTTGGTGATGGAATTCATGCCAAATGGAAGCCTGGACAAATGGTTGTATTCACATAACTATTGCCTAGATTTCTTGCAAAGGTTGAATATAATGTTGGATGTGGCATCTGCATTGGAATATCTTCATTATGGTTCTTCAATACCAGTTGTTCATTGTGATCTGAAGCCTAGTAATGTCTTACTAGATCAAGAAATGGTTGCACATGTTAGTGACTTTGGCATTGCCAAGCTCTTGGATGAAGGACAATCCATAACACATACTAAGACCATGGCTACACTAGGCTATGTTGCACCAGGTACTTTCTTAATTCTTATTACTTTCTAGTTAACTATAGCACAATCTAAGCTATTTTATTTGCTTCTTATATTGATAACATTTgataatcattattattattattactgaaATGCAGAATATGGATCTAAAGGAATTATTTCAATCAAAGGAGATGTGTACAGCTATGGAATCATGCTAATGGAAGTATTCACAAGAAAAATGCCAACAGATGATATGTTTGCTGCAGAGTTGAGCTTGAAAAGTTGGATCAACAACTCAATGCCAAATTCAGTGATGGAAGTTGTGGACTCTAATTTAATACAACTATATGGTGATGAAGATATTGATGTTGTATTGCCTCATATATCATCTGTGTTGAGATTAGCTTTGAGTTGTTGTACAGATTCAGCTGAAGAACGAATTAAAATGACAGATGTGGTTGCAGCATTAACCAAGATCAAGAATGAGTTCACCTTAATGAAAGAATGAGCAAGCCAGTGAAATATGCATGGCTCATCTGTATGGATTTCAAAGCTAAATTAAAAGAATGTCAAGTCATAAATAAGATAATAATATATGTAATTGTTGTTCTCCTAGCCCCTATTTTATATAGATATATCTACAGAAGTTCACATGCATAGATATTGTTACGCCTTAATTAAAGAGCTCAAGAGTACTTTCCACACATGAGATGAGCATAATTAATCATAGTTAGTGACCAAATCAATATTCTAAAGAGAGATGAAAAAGCCACTTATACTTTAAGGACATACATAATTGTATCATTAGAAAGAATCTACAAATGATTTTTTTCTTAAGAAAGAATAGTAAACAAGATACTGAAAATGACATAACAGCTCATCAATAGTACTAGTGACATGCCATACATGCATCGTCCTTGTTACCCTTACCAAGAAATCATTTAAATATTCATCAACTTGGTATAAAGTAtggattatataattaaataacaacgTCTGAATAAAATAAAGGTGATGAAGTAGTCAGTAGTGGCATGCATgacaacattaaaataaaaagtgcCACTTGTcataagaaaacaaaatgaaattgCCACATGTTTCTAAAACagacaattttattttggtcAGAAATAGTGATAATTTTAACTTGTATATATAGACTATAAATAaacagaaataaatatttttttaaaaaataattatgtattgaattattgataacaatattttgaaaaatatgtagCTAACCATACCATCTCTTACTAAAATAAAAGTGTCATAGTTTTCTGGTCGGCAAGTTGTCTGCAACAATAATGATGGACACACAGTACAAGGGATAGTTTTGACTAGTTTGAGTGAATTATCACTAGAGTGTGAATTTTATGCAATTATTTTCTGTCTTTCTTTTCAAAGGTtataaattcttttgaaaaattatataCAAGTTACATAAGTTGGCAACTAAAAATTATCTGTTAAAGAAAAATGTGTTCATCAggtcatattaaaaaaaaaaaaagcatttgtGCAAgttatattctcttctttcaggTGCTTAGATTCATCCAATCCAACCTATTGATGTAATGGCAAAACTATGTTTTTATCTCTCTACCTTCTGTCTCTCACTATTTTACTTCATGGCATGCTTAGTTCTGAGTGAAGTGAACATCAGCACAGATGATGAACATGCTCTTCTTGCATTCAAGTCTTCCATTACTTCAGACCCCAATAATCTCATGCTTAGTAATTGGtcaacctcatcatcatcatcttcttctctgTGCAACTGGGTTGGTGTTACATGTGATTTGGGTAATGGAAGAGTGAAGTCTTTGAATCTCAGCAACATGGGGCTTGTAGGTACCATTCCTCCACAAGTGGGGAGCCTCTCATTCCTTGAGGAGCTTGATCTCAAAGGAAACAGCTTCCATGGTGAGTTGCCACATGAATTGTATCAGTTGCAACAACTGAAGTTGCTCAACCTGAGTTATAACAACTTTGGTGGTTTCATTTTGGACTCAATATCCAACTTTTCTAAGTTGGTTTACTTGGACTGTTCATCAAGTTTCAGCAAAGGATCCAATACTATTCTACCAGTCATTGGACAGCTTCAACATTTGAAGGTTTTGAGGTTAGATAACAACTCTCTTTCAGGATTCATTCCACCAGCCATATCTAATCTCTCTTCACTTGAAGTCATTAGCCTTGGTTATAACACCTTGTCAGGTAATAATACCTTATATTTTAGCACACATTATCACATGTTAAACATCTCAACATTGCAGTAATAAGTGAATAGTGTTGCTTATATAGGTGAGATTCCAGTGTCTCTGTTGAACATCTCTTCATTGAGGCATTTCAGTGCTGGCTACAACAATTTAAATGGAACTCTCCCTAAAGAGTTGTGCCATCAGCTTCCTCAACTTGAATTCCTTCTTTTGGATTTTAATCAATTTGAGGGAACTATTCCAGCATCAATTGGTAACTGCACATCTCTGGTACTATTAAGTTTATCCAATAACTTTTTCACAGGTACAATAATATGTCCTCCATAATTTTGTACAACAATATTTCAGCCATTATACATAACAAATTTATGTCACCTATTAATCAATATCTATCTTTTCTTTCACAAAAATATCTCTGTTTATGAAGGTCCAATACCCATGGAGATTGAAAATCTTGGTAAATTTGAGCATCTTGCAGTGGGGTTTAACGATTTGAGTGGACCAATTCCATCAAAGATCTTCAACATTTCAACATTGAAATACTTGTATCTTTCATACAACTCTCTCTCAGGTGTTCTACCATCAGAAATGGGGTATACTCTGCCTAGCTTGGTGCAACTACACTTAACTGGGAACAAGCTTGTTGGAAGCATTCCAAATGGTTTATTCAATGCTACTTTGCTTACTAAAATTGACTTGAGTGAGAATCAATTCAATGGACTCATGCCTACCGGATTTCGATATCTATCAATCCTTGAAGTTCTTCATATAGGTGGCAATAATTTGACAAGTTCTCATGAACTTGAATTCCTTACATCCTTGACAAGTTGTACACAGTTGAAGCGTATTGTAGTAACTGGCAATCCTTTAAAGGCGAGTCTTCCTAAGTCGATTGGAAATTTATCAAAGTCTCTAGAACTTTTTCAAGCAGATCTCTGTAAAATTTATGGCAACATTCCATTGGAAATAGGAAACATAAGTAGCTTGTTGAATTTAAATTTGTATGGGAATGATATAAGTGGACCAATTCCTACTACAATTAAAGGGTTACAGAAGCTTCAGTCTTTGAATTTGAGCTACAATGAATTGCAGGGATCCATCATAGATGAGCTTTGTGAAATTGGGAGCTTAAGTGTGCTGTCTCTATCAAGTAATAAGCTATCTGGAGTTATACCAACATGCTTGGGAAATATGGCCTCTCTTAGAATCGTTTACATGGATTCTAACAAATTGATTTCAGAGATACCATCTTCTTTTTGGAATCTCAAGGATGTCTTAGAGGTAAATTTATCATCTAATGCTCTTGTTGGAGAACTTCCATATGATATAGGAAGATTGAGAGCTCTGGTTCTATTGGATCTATCAAAAAATGAGTTTTCAGGCAACATTCCTACAACCATAAGTTCCTTGGGAACACTGCAAAATTTGTCCCTGGCAAGCAACAAATTTCAAGGGTCTATTCCTGCGTCGTACGGCGAAATGGTAAGCTTAAGCTCACTGGACTTATCTCGAAATCTTTTGTCAGGTGCGATTCCAAAATCCTTAGAGTCACTTGTTTATCTTAAATACATCAACTTGTCTTATAATAAATTGCAAGGAGAGATTCCTAATGATGGACCATTTGTAAATTTCACTGCTCAATCTTTCATGCATAATGAAGCACTTTGTGGTAATCCTCGCCTATTGGTCCCTCCATGTTCTAAGAAAGATAGGCAAAGATCAAGGACAATGTTGCTTTTGCTCAAATGCATTCCACCTATAGTTGTGTCAATCATTTTGGTTGTTGCATTCATAGTAGTTCTGCAATGTAAGAGAAAAAATGTTAAAACTCGTCATGAGAGAAATTCATCAACTTTGGAAACAAGAAGGCTTTCCTACTATGAACTTGTACGAGCAACTAATGGATTTAGTGAGAGTAATTTAATTGGAAAGGGGGGATTTGGTTCTGTATATCAAGGGAAGCTCTCTGGTGGGTTGATAGTTGCAATCAAAGTGCTTGATTTGGAttcagaagaaacagcacacagTTTTGAAGTGGAATGCAATGCAATGCGCAATCTACGCCATCGAAATCTTGTTAAGATTATTAGCAGTTGTTCAAATGATGATTTCAAATCCTTGGTGATGGAGTTTATGCCAAATGGAAGTCTTGACAAATGGTTGTACTCACATGAGTACTGTTTAGATTTCTTTGAAAGGTTGAGTATAATGTTAGATGTGGCATCTGCATTGGAATATCTGCATCATGGTTTTTCAACTCCAGTTGTTCATTGTGACTTGAAGCCTAGCAATGTCATGTTAGATGAAGACATGGTGGCACATGTAAGTGATTTTGGCATTGCTAAACTCTTGGATAAGGGACAATCTAAAGTTCATACAAAGACCTACTTAGCCACTCTTGGCTATGTTGCACCAGGTAATTCCTTATCACTATTGTATTTTCCTTTGGATTTTGTCTTAGTTAAACATATCTTTAAATGATGGATGTGGATATTATGACTCGCaaatcaaaaatactatttgcacACTATAAATCAGCCACCAAATCAGTCATTATAAATATACACATAGTATAGTTGATTCCCAATTTATAATGTCATCCCTATTTTGGACATATTTCCATCATTATAAAGCATATCTATAACAAAATCTTATAAAGTTAGGAGTGACATCAAGATAGGAATGGTAATACTAGACATGCCTAGACAAATTATAAACTATAAGTCTTAATTACTTGTTGTGGAAAAattatttactttattatatttgtttattATATTGAGAACATTTGAAAATAACTAGTAATTAGTATTGACTTGTAGAGTATGGATCTATGGGAATTATTTCTGTCAAAGGAGATGTGTATAGCTATGGAATTATGTTAATGGAAGTCTTCACAAGAAAGATGCCTACAGATGATATGTTTGCTGCAGAATTGAGCTTGAAAAGTTGGATTAACCAATCACTGCCAAATTCAATCATAGAAGTTGTGGATTACAATTTAGTACAATTATATGGTGAACAAATTGATAATATATTGCCCCATATATCATCTATATTAGAATTAGCTTTGAGTTGTTGTGTAAATCCACCTGAAGAACGAATTACAGTGACAGATGTTGTTGTGTCATTAACCAAGATCAAGAATTTGTTCACACAAGAAAGCTAAGGAACAAACCTTAGACAACTTTTAATTTTTTGCAGTCACACCCCCCTCTTtcaaatgtaaaatatatatgtgtattttttctattattatttttctctcatttctttcaaggaaagaaaatggaaacagAGGTTCCAATATTCACAACAGATCAAAAGAgacagacacacacacacacaccccaCAAAGATTGCAACAGGGAAACAATCTTTCAGTAACCTGTGAAGTTGGCAACTTCTTTTATATGTATAAGCTTCAGCAACCGTTTTTTTAGGCCAGGAACCAATAAAACACTCAATATGTATGCGTGTAATGAAGAATGGAAGGGAAGAACAGTGATTGAATTCGTAGCTAGAACATATTTACACGAAAAAACCATGGAAGAACAAAAGCAATTACAAGGCATGCCATCAAGAAGTTACAAAATGGCTGTCCTCGCCAACATCCACCAAACCTGCGTGATGAGTTATCTTGGTCCATGAATCTCCCTTCGTTCCACTCTTCCATGAATCCAGCATCAGCAACACCCGACACGTTTTTCGCAATCTCGCCACATATTTCACATAATCTGTTGTTAGAAAGAGTAGCTAATAAGCAATTTATTCTGTAATAAAATGCAACAAAAAATGTATTTAACATGGAGCAATTTGCGAATTCGGAATTTAATAGTTTTTGAACGATCAGTGATAAGACTCACATGCAGTTATCTTCATGTAAAGTTGCTAGTTGAAAATCGTTACATGATTTGAcatgtttgactaaattattatctaacggTTCTGAAGTTAACTATATGTGAGTTTTTACCTACCttaatattttataccaatacCAAATTTGGCATCCAAGAATATACAATAAAAAGGGGTTTGAAGAAAAGTGTTATGCTTCTAAAAAATAAGAATCATTTTAGGGTGATGATACTATAAGCTTTTCCTAGTCCAAGCCCAACAAATCATCAAAATTCAGAGCAGGGAAAGTGCAGAATCAAAAGACTCTTTACAATTTTGAATAAACATCAAATAGTCTGGTCATAATTGACATGCAAGATACAAGCACAGCCATTTACTCTTGGATTCCAAGGATAGATGATAATCATGATAATCAAATAGTCTGAAGCTGCTGCATACTTCCAAATATTTCACAAGACATGTACACATGGATAtataaattggaaaaaaaaacatTGATAACAACACATGTACCTGTTTCCTTTAAGCTTGAACCAGGCCTCAGCACAATGAATATGCGCAATGCCAAGCTCATCCTTACATGAACAACCAAGCTGAATCAAATCAGTACTAGTAGCACCATTGGCAGTTCCAACAGCTGTTGCATCTGATGGTCTCCCAGAAGCAAGGTGGCAAATCCTACAAATCCTTTCACCTTCTGAACTCTCACTAAACCGTTTGTGGTTGGTGCACCTTATATCAATCACACAAGAATTCTTATCTGTCATTTCAGAAACCCCTTTGGGGGCTCTCACAGATACTTTGCTCAACCCTGATTCATTTACCTTCAGCTCCAATTTCATACTGTCCCTGTTAACACACTCACTCTGAACAGCCTCTATTACAACCACGGTTTCAACCACTTGCTGATTAAccaaattgcttgaattataactAGTTCCTTGATCAACCTCAGACATTGTTTCACTGTTTTTTTGGTAATCACACTTCTTCCCACTCTCAACTTCCTCAGGTTCCACCTTTAACTCCTTATCTGATCCCAAATCCTTACCCTTTTGTTCTGAAGTTCCAACTTCTCCACTTATAGTGGTTCTCTCACCCAAGCTACCCCTACCTACTGCATCAATTGCAGCCCCATCAGGTTCATGACTCAAATTATCATCAACTCTTTCATGAACAGGATCCATTACCTCACCACTCCCCTCACTTGCGGCTTGATCCATTACCAATTCGTTCAACTCAATTATTTTCTAACCAGAAAAGAAATCCTTACTACATATACATGCCACAGTGCAAACTCCAACCACCAAAAACTAAACTTGAAACGGATAAACAAAAATGCTGCTTTTAATTGCAGAGGAAGATCAATGTGATCAaataaaactttgaaaatgaaTATCTTTCAACAACCCACTTCATGATTCGAGACATAACCTTGGCATATTACCATAAACCATCAAGATTCTATTGAAAAATGAAACTTTGGATGtcacctaattaaaaaaaaagaaggatgACCTCAATTTCCAAGTAAAAACAAGCAAGTACCCcccaaaatcaagaaaaaaaaggaaaattttaATCTGGGAATGTTTGAATCCAACCTTAACTTCAGGGAGCATATAGAAATATATTTAATTGGGAAAATAGGAGATTAagttaggtgaagaaaagaaatgaagaagaaaaacagCAACAAAAGAGGATTGAGTGCGTTTGAATCATATAATTGAATGTGTTAGTGAGTGGAGAAAGCAAGGGATAAATGAgaaataaaaagggttttgtcTTTATTGGTCGGTTTCATATGAATCCCTTTTCATATATAGACAGACAGAGATTGACATCTCACTACTATTGCAAAATACAAAGCTCACAAAGTAGTTATCATTATTTAATTTGAAacgaaaaatatatttaatttataaattgaatttatttttaatgcagtATAAAACTGTTTTACATTtacattcaattaaataaaatcacattaacaaaaataattatttttatattaactacGTAAATAAGAACAGTTGTGATTGCACGAAACGTTTTATATTGTCAGTTAGAACCTTTAAAATGGGCTAAACCCATCGAGCCAGTCTGTTTACCTATTTAAATGGTCGGAATTTGTCTCTAAAATTAAGTCCGTTTAAATTTCGGGCTAAACGGACTGAACCCAATTAACCTGAAAAAGATGACGGGTTAAACGGGTTAGTCCGCGGACTAAATGAGTGGctcgtttaattttttttacatttgtcCAAAAAAAAGTAGCACTTTTAGCCGATGTTTTTCTCTATCCGACCCGAAAATCCGACCcaccaat from Arachis hypogaea cultivar Tifrunner chromosome 10, arahy.Tifrunner.gnm2.J5K5, whole genome shotgun sequence includes:
- the LOC112714451 gene encoding uncharacterized protein isoform X1 — translated: MAKLCFYLSTFCLSLFYFMACLVLSEVNISTDDEHALLAFKSSITSDPNNLMLSNWSTSSSSSSSLCNWVGVTCDLGNGRVKSLNLSNMGLVGTIPPQVGSLSFLEELDLKGNSFHGELPHELYQLQQLKLLNLSYNNFGGFILDSISNFSKLVYLDCSSSFSKGSNTILPVIGQLQHLKVLRLDNNSLSGFIPPAISNLSSLEVISLGYNTLSGEIPVSLLNISSLRHFSAGYNNLNGTLPKELCHQLPQLEFLLLDFNQFEGTIPASIGNCTSLVLLSLSNNFFTGPIPMEIENLGKFEHLAVGFNDLSGPIPSKIFNISTLKYLYLSYNSLSGVLPSEMGYTLPSLVQLHLTGNKLVGSIPNGLFNATLLTKIDLSENQFNGLMPTGFRYLSILEVLHIGGNNLTSSHELEFLTSLTSCTQLKRIVVTGNPLKASLPKSIGNLSKSLELFQADLCKIYGNIPLEIGNISSLLNLNLYGNDISGPIPTTIKGLQKLQSLNLSYNELQGSIIDELCEIGSLSVLSLSSNKLSGVIPTCLGNMASLRIVYMDSNKLISEIPSSFWNLKDVLEVNLSSNALVGELPYDIGRLRALVLLDLSKNEFSGNIPTTISSLGTLQNLSLASNKFQGSIPASYGEMVSLSSLDLSRNLLSGAIPKSLESLVYLKYINLSYNKLQGEIPNDGPFVNFTAQSFMHNEALCGNPRLLVPPCSKKDRQRSRTMLLLLKCIPPIVVSIILVVAFIVVLQCKRKNVKTRHERNSSTLETRRLSYYELVRATNGFSESNLIGKGGFGSVYQGKLSGGLIVAIKVLDLDSEETAHSFEVECNAMRNLRHRNLVKIISSCSNDDFKSLVMEFMPNGSLDKWLYSHEYCLDFFERLSIMLDVASALEYLHHGFSTPVVHCDLKPSNVMLDEDMVAHVSDFGIAKLLDKGQSKVHTKTYLATLGYVAPEYGSMGIISVKGDVYSYGIMLMEVFTRKMPTDDMFAAELSLKSWINQSLPNSIIEVVDYNLVQLYGEQIDNILPHISSILELALSCCVNPPEERITVTDVVVSLTKIKNLFTQES
- the LOC112714451 gene encoding uncharacterized protein isoform X3; the protein is MAKLCFYLSTFCLSLFYFMACLVLSEVNISTDDEHALLAFKSSITSDPNNLMLSNWSTSSSSSSSLCNWVGVTCDLGNGRVKSLNLSNMGLVGTIPPQVGSLSFLEELDLKGNSFHGELPHELYQLQQLKLLNLSYNNFGGFILDSISNFSKLVYLDCSSSFSKGSNTILPVIGQLQHLKVLRLDNNSLSGFIPPAISNLSSLEVISLGYNTLSGEIPVSLLNISSLRHFSAGYNNLNGTLPKELCHQLPQLEFLLLDFNQFEGTIPASIGNCTSLVLLSLSNNFFTGPIPMEIENLGKFEHLAVGFNDLSGPIPSKIFNISTLKYLYLSYNSLSGVLPSEMGYTLPSLVQLHLTGNKLVGSIPNGLFNATLLTKIDLSENQFNGLMPTGFRYLSILEVLHIGGNNLTSSHELEFLTSLTSCTQLKRIVVTGNPLKASLPKSIGNLSKSLELFQADLCKIYGNIPLEIGNISSLLNLNLYGNDISGPIPTTIKGLQKLQSLNLSYNELQGSIIDELCEIGSLSVLSLSSNKLSGVIPTCLGNMASLRIVYMDSNKLISEIPSSFWNLKDVLEVNLSSNALVGELPYDIGRLRALVLLDLSKNEFSGNIPTTISSLGTLQNLSLASNKFQGSIPASYGEMVSLSSLDLSRNLLSALCGNPRLLVPPCSKKDRQRSRTMLLLLKCIPPIVVSIILVVAFIVVLQCKRKNVKTRHERNSSTLETRRLSYYELVRATNGFSESNLIGKGGFGSVYQGKLSGGLIVAIKVLDLDSEETAHSFEVECNAMRNLRHRNLVKIISSCSNDDFKSLVMEFMPNGSLDKWLYSHEYCLDFFERLSIMLDVASALEYLHHGFSTPVVHCDLKPSNVMLDEDMVAHVSDFGIAKLLDKGQSKVHTKTYLATLGYVAPEYGSMGIISVKGDVYSYGIMLMEVFTRKMPTDDMFAAELSLKSWINQSLPNSIIEVVDYNLVQLYGEQIDNILPHISSILELALSCCVNPPEERITVTDVVVSLTKIKNLFTQES